A single genomic interval of uncultured Desulfobulbus sp. harbors:
- the pcnB gene encoding polynucleotide adenylyltransferase PcnB has translation MEPQNLPAVEARVIPESEHPIRENLLDREALKVLYRLRDAGFKGYLVGGGVRDLYLGRTPKDFDISTDARPGQLRQLFRNSRTIGRRFRLVQVFFRGNKIIEVSTLRSSSEFDIKGDDAVLPSNNTFGTLEEDAFRRDLTINSLFYEIENHTIIDYTGGVSDLDQGIIRVVGDPDRRFTRDPVRMMRVIRHSARTGFTIEEATLAAVRDHRDKLQLCPPSRIRDEVLKDLQSGASLAWAKLCLESSLWDALFPLYTEYLEGENGEQVRDELLRGFSVLDRLHQKGGSENNIKVPESFLLATLLLPWACERYKLPETNARGQGFHRLSRKIREDVDRCFGEPFNIQRMAKESMTTLLINLSTFHHTRSQGGDPKWLKKKSYYTDCSRFYDFYLEMQGIEAVKPEGFVVEPPAEETMEVISIPGGNGDSGARGRRGVNPAFSSKKQGVFGLRKVRE, from the coding sequence TTGGAGCCACAAAACCTACCGGCTGTCGAGGCGAGGGTTATTCCCGAATCGGAGCATCCTATTCGGGAAAATCTGCTCGATCGTGAGGCCCTGAAGGTGCTGTATCGTCTCCGTGATGCCGGTTTCAAGGGGTACCTGGTCGGCGGTGGCGTTCGCGATCTGTATCTGGGGCGTACGCCCAAAGACTTTGACATCTCCACCGATGCCCGTCCGGGGCAACTGCGGCAGCTGTTCCGCAACAGCCGCACCATAGGCCGCCGGTTTCGCCTGGTCCAGGTTTTCTTTCGTGGCAACAAGATCATCGAGGTCTCCACCCTGCGGTCAAGCAGTGAATTCGATATCAAGGGCGATGATGCGGTTCTGCCCTCGAACAACACCTTCGGCACCTTGGAGGAAGATGCCTTTCGCCGTGATCTGACGATCAACTCCCTCTTCTATGAGATCGAAAATCATACCATCATCGATTACACCGGTGGGGTGAGCGATCTTGACCAGGGGATCATTCGCGTGGTGGGCGATCCGGACCGGCGTTTTACCCGTGATCCGGTGCGGATGATGCGGGTCATCCGCCACTCGGCCCGGACCGGGTTCACCATTGAGGAGGCAACGCTGGCCGCGGTCCGAGATCATCGCGACAAGCTGCAGCTCTGCCCGCCTTCGCGTATTCGTGACGAGGTGCTCAAGGATCTGCAATCCGGCGCCAGCCTGGCCTGGGCAAAGCTCTGCCTGGAGTCCTCCCTGTGGGACGCCTTGTTTCCCCTGTACACGGAATATCTCGAGGGAGAGAACGGGGAACAGGTTCGGGACGAACTGTTGCGGGGCTTCTCGGTCCTTGACCGGCTCCATCAGAAGGGAGGCAGCGAAAACAACATCAAGGTTCCGGAGTCTTTTCTCCTGGCAACGCTCCTTCTCCCCTGGGCCTGCGAACGCTACAAGCTGCCGGAGACCAATGCGCGCGGTCAGGGATTTCATCGCCTGTCGCGAAAAATCCGGGAGGATGTGGACCGGTGTTTCGGCGAGCCGTTCAACATTCAGCGTATGGCCAAGGAGTCGATGACCACTTTGTTGATCAATCTCTCAACGTTTCACCATACCCGCAGCCAGGGGGGCGATCCCAAATGGCTGAAAAAGAAGAGCTATTATACGGACTGCTCCCGTTTTTACGATTTCTACCTAGAGATGCAGGGGATCGAAGCGGTGAAGCCGGAGGGATTTGTGGTTGAGCCGCCTGCGGAGGAGACCATGGAGGTGATCAGCATCCCCGGCGGCAATGGCGACTCGGGGGCACGTGGCCGACGCGGGGTCAATCCCGCCTTCAGCAGTAAAAAGCAGGGCGTATTCGGCTTGCGTAAGGTTCGGGAATAG
- a CDS encoding endonuclease/exonuclease/phosphatase family protein, whose amino-acid sequence MRFLLYNIRYATGNGHRFHFPFPYAGYLRPSHTTLQQILDFIHSVQPDIIGLVEVDGGSFRTGQMCQAEMIAQNLGFHHVIETKYASTAMVKRLPLLKTQGNAVLTRMPIISHRFHYFDEGVKRLVIQVCTEQLTIFLVHLSLTYRNRQYQLERLYKLIRQVDRPMILAGDFNVLWGGRELELFLGATGLVSANPEKKPSHPSRAPTRELDFILHSPELRVTNFQIPPVTFSDHAPLICDFEFAPF is encoded by the coding sequence TTGCGCTTTTTACTCTACAACATTCGCTATGCAACAGGGAACGGGCATCGGTTTCATTTTCCCTTTCCCTATGCGGGCTATCTGCGTCCATCCCATACGACCCTGCAGCAGATCTTGGACTTTATCCATTCCGTCCAGCCCGACATCATCGGCCTGGTGGAGGTCGACGGCGGCTCTTTCCGCACCGGACAGATGTGCCAGGCGGAGATGATCGCCCAAAACCTTGGATTTCATCACGTGATCGAAACCAAGTATGCTTCAACCGCCATGGTCAAGCGGTTGCCGTTGTTAAAGACCCAGGGCAATGCAGTCCTGACCCGAATGCCAATCATCAGTCACCGGTTCCACTACTTCGATGAGGGGGTGAAACGGCTGGTGATTCAAGTCTGCACCGAGCAGTTGACCATCTTCCTGGTGCATCTCTCCCTGACCTACCGCAATCGTCAGTACCAGTTGGAGCGGCTCTATAAACTCATCCGCCAGGTGGATCGTCCGATGATCCTTGCCGGCGATTTCAACGTTCTCTGGGGAGGGCGCGAGTTGGAACTGTTCCTCGGGGCCACCGGTTTGGTCAGCGCCAATCCCGAAAAAAAACCCTCCCACCCCAGTCGAGCTCCCACGCGGGAGTTGGATTTTATCCTCCACAGCCCGGAGCTGCGAGTGACCAACTTTCAGATTCCTCCGGTCACCTTTTCAGATCATGCACCGTTGATCTGCGATTTCGAGTTCGCCCCTTTTTGA